A portion of the uncultured Draconibacterium sp. genome contains these proteins:
- a CDS encoding aldo/keto reductase, with translation MKTVKITFQFLVVVLLFVGIHNANAQGKEYVPALKLNNGKEMPQLGIGTFAISYEAAKAACLEAFRNGFRHVDCATAYRVEGAVGEAMKESGIPREEFFITSKLWVSDYANGKTLASIDTILKRFQTDYIDLLYIHQPIGDYINAWKEMEKAVASGKVRSLGISNFDASNERFHAIVDNMEIKPVALQIECHPYAQRNDIREWVKPYNIFIECWYPLGHGDPGLLSDQVIKKIADAHGKSIVQIILRWHIQEGFSVIPGATNPVHIKENINIFDFELSDEEMTTMRSLNKDKRFFNVTLEQLDSWAR, from the coding sequence ATGAAAACAGTAAAAATTACATTTCAATTTTTGGTAGTAGTTCTGTTATTCGTTGGCATTCATAATGCGAATGCACAGGGAAAAGAATATGTGCCGGCTTTAAAACTGAACAACGGAAAAGAAATGCCCCAGTTGGGGATTGGCACTTTTGCCATCTCATACGAAGCAGCGAAGGCAGCATGTCTCGAAGCTTTTAGAAATGGTTTCCGCCATGTGGATTGTGCCACTGCTTATCGTGTTGAGGGAGCCGTTGGTGAAGCAATGAAGGAGAGCGGCATTCCGCGTGAGGAATTCTTTATTACAAGCAAATTATGGGTTTCCGATTATGCGAATGGCAAAACCCTCGCATCCATTGACACCATACTGAAACGCTTTCAAACTGATTACATCGACCTGCTTTATATCCATCAGCCCATTGGTGATTATATTAATGCCTGGAAAGAGATGGAAAAGGCAGTTGCATCGGGCAAAGTACGCTCGTTAGGTATCAGTAATTTTGACGCCAGCAATGAACGCTTCCATGCCATTGTGGATAACATGGAAATAAAACCTGTTGCGCTGCAAATCGAATGTCATCCCTATGCGCAGCGAAACGACATACGGGAATGGGTAAAACCTTACAATATATTCATCGAGTGCTGGTATCCGTTGGGTCACGGAGATCCTGGTCTGTTGTCGGATCAGGTAATTAAAAAAATTGCTGATGCACACGGTAAAAGCATCGTGCAGATTATACTCCGGTGGCATATTCAGGAGGGTTTCTCTGTAATTCCGGGAGCTACAAATCCTGTTCACATCAAAGAGAACATCAATATTTTCGACTTTGAGTTGAGTGATGAAGAAATGACGACGATGCGTTCACTGAACAAGGACAAAAGATTCTTCAATGTAACCCTGGAGCAGCTTGATAGCTGGGCCAGATGA
- a CDS encoding alpha/beta hydrolase, with protein sequence MKSKIRNQIFTIMLMTSSIIASGQNKIENPFGLVYRDAITENLKGEVNIHPVNYSLNGIEIAANVYTPANFDPAKNYPAVVVAHPNGGVKEQVSGLYAQHLAELGYIAIVADASYQGASGGEPRHTDKPQNRVEDIHGMVDFISQYAGVDTVRLGALGICGGGGYTIKTVQSDKRIKAVATLSMFNSGEVRRNGFQKTLLSTIQERMKQASDARALEAAGGKILYSGVASITDEEIAKTTTDLYREGYEYYFRTHAHPNSTFLYTTSSLMDLMTWDATDNIELINQPLLMMAGSKADTKYMTDEAFAKATGTTEKELFVIPGATHIQTYYVPEYVEQAMDKLNSFFGKYL encoded by the coding sequence ATGAAAAGTAAAATTAGAAATCAAATTTTTACAATTATGCTAATGACATCAAGCATTATTGCATCAGGTCAAAACAAGATTGAAAATCCTTTCGGTCTGGTTTACCGCGATGCCATAACAGAAAATTTAAAAGGAGAGGTAAATATCCATCCTGTAAATTATAGTCTGAATGGCATCGAAATCGCAGCCAACGTTTACACGCCTGCAAATTTCGATCCCGCTAAAAATTATCCGGCTGTGGTAGTGGCTCATCCAAACGGAGGTGTAAAAGAGCAGGTTTCGGGATTGTACGCACAGCATTTGGCTGAATTGGGTTACATTGCAATTGTTGCCGATGCTTCGTATCAGGGAGCAAGTGGCGGCGAACCCCGGCATACAGATAAGCCCCAAAACCGTGTTGAGGACATCCACGGTATGGTTGACTTTATTTCCCAATATGCAGGTGTTGATACCGTCCGCTTAGGGGCTTTAGGAATTTGTGGCGGCGGTGGTTATACAATAAAAACAGTTCAATCGGATAAGCGGATTAAAGCCGTTGCTACCTTGAGTATGTTTAATTCGGGAGAAGTAAGACGTAATGGCTTTCAAAAAACACTGTTAAGCACCATTCAGGAGCGCATGAAACAAGCTTCGGATGCCCGTGCACTAGAAGCCGCAGGCGGTAAAATCCTCTATTCGGGCGTAGCAAGCATCACGGATGAAGAAATCGCCAAAACAACAACTGATTTGTATCGCGAAGGATATGAGTATTATTTCAGAACCCACGCCCATCCAAATTCAACATTTCTATATACAACAAGCAGTTTAATGGATTTAATGACCTGGGATGCGACAGACAACATCGAATTAATCAACCAGCCTTTACTGATGATGGCCGGAAGTAAAGCGGACACAAAATATATGACCGATGAGGCATTTGCGAAAGCTACCGGAACCACAGAAAAAGAATTGTTTGTGATACCTGGTGCTACACATATTCAAACCTATTATGTTCCTGAATATGTTGAACAGGCAATGGATAAACTCAATTCATTCTTTGGAAAATATTTATAG
- a CDS encoding alpha/beta hydrolase, producing the protein MKTYEHLTIDDLVSDIVNHKAFSGVGELLLPRNNNSGYYNTPLSNIASLMPYHGYVHPKDVVSSLNRMIDDVNEGNTIFYDFYTDAQKQLESDKNYTGLFFFRGELGAPFAIICPGGGFSYVGSLHEGFPIAKRISESGLNAFVIRYRLGSGQKASEDLAAAISYIFRNAESLGVNTKDYSVWGGSAGARMAGDIALSGVAAYGGDKLPKPASAVIAYTGQSSYSGDFSPAFITVAANDWIANVNTVERRVQNLRNAGVDVEYRRYENAGHGFGLGTGTDAEGWVDLALKFWEKHTDE; encoded by the coding sequence GTGAAAACATACGAGCATCTAACAATTGACGATTTAGTTAGTGATATTGTAAATCATAAGGCATTCAGCGGCGTTGGAGAGTTGCTTTTACCCCGCAACAATAACTCCGGTTATTACAATACCCCATTAAGTAATATCGCTTCGCTCATGCCTTATCATGGTTATGTGCATCCCAAGGATGTAGTTAGTTCGCTAAACCGCATGATTGATGATGTAAATGAAGGCAATACCATTTTTTATGATTTCTATACCGATGCGCAAAAGCAACTTGAGTCTGACAAGAATTACACGGGTTTATTCTTTTTTAGAGGTGAGCTGGGTGCTCCTTTTGCCATTATTTGTCCGGGAGGCGGTTTTTCATACGTTGGGTCGTTGCACGAAGGATTTCCAATAGCAAAACGAATTAGTGAATCAGGTTTGAATGCTTTTGTTATTCGTTATCGGCTTGGCAGCGGGCAAAAAGCAAGCGAGGATTTGGCGGCGGCAATATCATACATTTTTAGAAATGCAGAAAGCCTGGGAGTGAACACAAAAGATTATTCGGTTTGGGGAGGTTCGGCCGGAGCCCGGATGGCAGGCGATATTGCTCTGAGTGGAGTTGCTGCTTACGGTGGAGATAAGCTTCCAAAACCGGCTTCAGCCGTTATTGCTTATACCGGCCAATCAAGCTACTCGGGTGATTTTTCTCCTGCATTTATTACGGTAGCAGCAAACGACTGGATTGCCAATGTAAACACGGTTGAAAGGCGTGTTCAGAATCTTAGAAATGCCGGTGTTGATGTTGAGTATCGAAGATATGAAAATGCTGGTCATGGCTTCGGCCTTGGAACCGGGACTGATGCTGAAGGATGGGTAGACCTTGCCCTGAAGTTCTGGGAAAAGCATACAGATGAATAA
- a CDS encoding aldo/keto reductase, whose protein sequence is MKTVKLNNGVEMPILGFGVFQIANQDECETSVLNAIETGYRLIDTAASYMNEIAVGNAIKKSGVERKEMFVTSKLWVQHTGYENTKLSFEKSLEKLQLDYLDLYLIHQPYGDVHGSWRAMQELYKAGKVRAIGVSNFQPDRVMDMITFNEIAPMVNQIETHPFNQQVETQKFLTENGVQIESWGPFAEGRNNLFSNELLAGIGKKYNKSIAQVVLRWLTQRGVVAIPKSVRKERMAENFNVFDFELSLKDMESIATLDMKTSSFFDHRDPEMIKWMGSRKLAI, encoded by the coding sequence GTGAAAACAGTAAAACTTAATAATGGCGTAGAAATGCCGATTCTCGGATTTGGGGTTTTTCAGATCGCAAATCAGGATGAATGTGAAACCAGTGTTTTGAATGCTATTGAAACGGGTTACCGCTTAATTGATACAGCAGCATCGTATATGAATGAAATTGCAGTTGGGAATGCAATCAAAAAAAGTGGTGTAGAGCGAAAGGAAATGTTTGTTACATCGAAGTTGTGGGTTCAGCATACTGGTTACGAAAACACAAAATTGTCATTTGAAAAATCGCTCGAAAAACTCCAACTCGATTACCTCGATTTATACCTGATTCATCAGCCATACGGCGATGTGCATGGATCGTGGAGAGCCATGCAGGAGCTTTATAAGGCTGGAAAAGTAAGAGCCATTGGTGTAAGTAATTTTCAACCGGACAGAGTGATGGATATGATTACCTTCAATGAAATTGCTCCGATGGTGAATCAGATTGAAACACATCCTTTTAATCAGCAAGTTGAAACACAAAAGTTCCTTACTGAAAACGGTGTCCAGATCGAATCATGGGGGCCTTTTGCTGAAGGAAGGAATAATCTTTTCAGCAATGAACTTTTAGCTGGAATTGGCAAAAAGTACAATAAGTCAATTGCACAGGTAGTGCTTCGCTGGTTGACTCAAAGAGGTGTTGTTGCTATTCCTAAATCGGTGAGAAAGGAAAGAATGGCAGAGAACTTCAATGTGTTTGATTTTGAATTAAGTCTTAAAGACATGGAATCCATTGCAACTCTGGACATGAAAACGAGCAGTTTCTTCGACCATCGCGATCCTGAAATGATCAAATGGATGGGTAGTAGAAAACTCGCCATATAG